A stretch of the Chloroflexota bacterium genome encodes the following:
- a CDS encoding N-acetyltransferase family protein: protein MQTRMATPDDSAAIALIYNQGIEDRVATFETRPRTADDIRGWFDGKHPIVVAVDGDQVLAFASTSTYRPRDCYAGIAEFSVYTAREARGRGAGRAAMVTLIEAAGRAGFWKLVSRAFVENTASRALLRAVGFREVGVYEKHGKLDGLWRDVVIIERLIPANLD, encoded by the coding sequence ATGCAGACGCGTATGGCCACGCCGGACGATAGCGCCGCGATCGCGCTGATCTACAACCAGGGCATCGAAGACCGAGTCGCAACCTTCGAGACGCGCCCGCGCACCGCCGACGACATCCGCGGCTGGTTCGACGGTAAGCACCCGATTGTCGTGGCAGTCGACGGCGATCAGGTGCTGGCGTTTGCGTCGACCTCCACCTACCGCCCGCGCGACTGCTACGCCGGCATCGCGGAGTTCTCGGTCTACACAGCACGCGAGGCGCGCGGTCGGGGCGCCGGGCGCGCCGCCATGGTGACGCTGATCGAAGCCGCCGGGCGCGCCGGATTCTGGAAACTCGTCTCGCGCGCGTTCGTGGAGAACACCGCCAGCCGTGCGCTCCTGCGCGCGGTCGGATTTCGCGAGGTCGGCGTTTACGAAAAGCACGGCAAGCTCGACGGCCTCTGGCGTGACGTGGTCATCATCGAGCGCCTGATCCCGGCCAACCTTGACTGA
- a CDS encoding alanine--glyoxylate aminotransferase family protein — protein MNLRIPGPTPLPPEVFAAMQRPMVDHRGAEFAAMTLRIVAGLRQMIGTKGDLFLITSSGTGGIESALVNTLSPGDKVLALAAGTFGDKFATMARAFGADVKTVRYANGEGVDPARVAAELQAMPDCRAVVLTHNETSTGVLHPLREIAAAVRQHSEAVFMADSVSGMGGVEIDMDAWGVDVLITGSQKALMAPPGVAVIAVGERAWRANAAAKTPRYYFDWRMHKENMDSGGFTPSTPTLPIFFALDAALTLMENEGMPAIYARHRRLMALTRRRAREIGFALLASERVASPTVTALRMPAGVDADELRRMAREEMDVVFGGGLGDMRGQVIRVGHMGYTNETDINQAMDALAEIAHRVLPHA, from the coding sequence ATGAACCTGCGTATTCCCGGCCCGACGCCGCTGCCGCCCGAAGTTTTCGCCGCCATGCAGCGCCCGATGGTCGACCACCGCGGCGCGGAGTTTGCCGCCATGACGCTGCGCATCGTCGCCGGACTCAGGCAGATGATCGGTACGAAGGGCGACCTGTTCCTGATCACCAGTTCGGGCACCGGCGGGATCGAATCCGCGCTGGTCAACACGCTGTCGCCGGGCGACAAGGTGCTGGCGCTCGCGGCCGGCACGTTCGGCGACAAGTTCGCGACGATGGCGCGCGCGTTCGGCGCCGATGTGAAGACGGTGCGCTATGCCAACGGCGAAGGGGTCGATCCCGCGCGCGTTGCCGCCGAGTTGCAGGCGATGCCCGACTGCCGCGCCGTGGTGCTGACGCACAACGAAACGTCGACCGGCGTGCTGCACCCGCTGCGCGAGATCGCGGCAGCGGTGCGCCAGCACTCCGAGGCGGTGTTCATGGCCGACAGCGTCAGCGGGATGGGCGGCGTCGAGATCGACATGGACGCCTGGGGCGTCGATGTGCTGATCACCGGCTCGCAGAAAGCGCTGATGGCGCCGCCGGGCGTCGCCGTCATCGCCGTCGGTGAGCGGGCCTGGCGCGCCAACGCCGCCGCGAAGACGCCGCGCTACTACTTTGACTGGCGGATGCACAAGGAGAACATGGACAGCGGCGGCTTTACGCCGTCCACGCCGACGCTGCCGATCTTCTTCGCGCTCGATGCGGCGCTGACGCTGATGGAGAATGAAGGGATGCCGGCCATCTATGCGCGTCATCGCCGCCTGATGGCGCTGACGCGCCGGCGCGCGCGCGAAATCGGCTTCGCACTGCTGGCGAGCGAGCGCGTGGCGTCGCCCACGGTCACCGCGCTGCGCATGCCGGCCGGCGTGGACGCCGACGAACTGCGCCGCATGGCGCGCGAGGAAATGGACGTCGTCTTTGGCGGCGGTCTCGGCGATATGCGCGGACAGGTCATCCGTGTCGGTCACATGGGTTACACGAATGAAACCGACATCAACCAGGCGATGGATGCGCTGGCGGAGATCGCGCACCGGGTACTGCCGCACGCCTGA
- a CDS encoding MBL fold metallo-hydrolase produces MEITWYGHSCFRLRGKEGTVITDPFGKDCGYEWSRPRADLVTVSHAHDNHNAWSRVAGDPKVVHGPGEYEINNIFVTGIGSFHDNKKGAERGKNTIYLIEFEDLRICHLGDLGHTPNDSQAEALADLDVLFVPVGGQSALSASQAAEVVSQLEPRVVIPMHYKTKAFEGKLDGLDKFLKEMGLKTVEEHETLKITHSSDDEETKLVVLKY; encoded by the coding sequence ATGGAAATTACGTGGTATGGGCATTCGTGCTTCCGCCTGCGCGGCAAAGAGGGCACGGTTATTACGGATCCGTTTGGTAAGGATTGTGGCTACGAGTGGTCGCGTCCGCGCGCCGATCTGGTAACGGTCAGCCACGCGCATGATAATCACAATGCGTGGTCGCGTGTGGCGGGCGATCCGAAGGTCGTGCACGGCCCGGGCGAGTATGAGATCAACAACATCTTTGTGACCGGCATCGGCTCGTTTCACGACAACAAGAAGGGCGCCGAGCGCGGCAAGAACACGATCTACCTGATCGAGTTCGAGGACCTGCGCATCTGCCACCTGGGCGACCTGGGGCATACGCCGAACGATTCGCAGGCCGAGGCGCTGGCGGATCTGGATGTGCTGTTCGTGCCGGTGGGCGGCCAGAGTGCGCTCAGCGCATCGCAGGCGGCTGAAGTCGTCAGCCAGTTGGAGCCGCGCGTCGTGATCCCGATGCACTACAAGACGAAGGCGTTCGAGGGCAAGCTGGATGGGCTGGACAAGTTCCTGAAGGAGATGGGGCTGAAGACCGTAGAGGAGCATGAGACGCTGAAGATCACCCACTCGTCGGATGACGAGGAGACGAAACTCGTTGTGCTAAAGTATTGA
- a CDS encoding tetratricopeptide repeat protein, which yields MDSFSLVVLIILGLIAAAIFGYMSRTQVSIGRSIKQYTSELTLARDAHDRRKETELLNLLGYAHLARGDTQQAANHAVMALACARETGDYTGEASALNCLGSAHSVLGEFDLASDNHTLALNIAREHSDQSGETDAHQGLGNLCMWQGNGTQAIEHYEQALKIARDTGNRRDEGKALHSLGAARLALGDVKQAIDCYEQAHAIYGETGDRVNMCRVLVELGRAYLDDGDTQRAIDFFEQARVDARILGDRRSEGMSMESIGSAYQSTGNSSQAVEYYEQALVIHREIGFQRGEGSTLYKLALALDQSNERNLAIDTMRTSLRIEAEPPWRDSARAALQEWGADP from the coding sequence ATGGATTCCTTTTCACTTGTCGTCCTCATCATCCTGGGGCTTATTGCAGCCGCAATTTTTGGCTACATGTCCAGGACACAGGTCAGCATCGGTCGTTCCATTAAACAATATACGAGCGAACTGACCCTCGCTCGGGATGCGCATGATCGCCGCAAAGAAACCGAATTGCTCAACCTCCTCGGCTATGCACACCTTGCGCGGGGTGATACCCAGCAGGCAGCAAACCATGCTGTCATGGCGCTTGCATGCGCGCGTGAGACGGGAGACTACACTGGAGAGGCCAGTGCGTTGAATTGCCTGGGGAGCGCGCACTCGGTGCTCGGGGAGTTCGATCTTGCAAGCGATAACCACACGCTTGCACTCAACATCGCACGCGAGCACAGCGATCAAAGCGGAGAAACGGACGCACACCAGGGTCTCGGCAACCTCTGCATGTGGCAAGGCAACGGCACACAGGCTATTGAGCATTACGAGCAGGCGCTCAAGATTGCGCGGGACACGGGCAATCGTAGAGATGAAGGAAAGGCCCTGCACAGCCTGGGAGCAGCCCGCCTGGCACTTGGCGATGTCAAGCAGGCGATAGACTGCTACGAGCAGGCCCATGCCATATATGGAGAGACGGGCGATCGCGTCAACATGTGCCGGGTCCTGGTGGAACTCGGACGCGCCTACCTCGACGATGGGGACACCCAGAGAGCCATCGATTTCTTCGAACAGGCGCGGGTTGATGCGCGCATCCTGGGCGACCGGCGCTCCGAAGGCATGAGCATGGAGAGCATTGGATCGGCCTATCAATCGACGGGCAATTCGAGCCAGGCCGTCGAATACTACGAACAAGCGCTCGTCATCCATCGCGAGATCGGCTTCCAGCGCGGTGAAGGGAGCACATTGTACAAACTCGCTCTTGCGCTTGATCAATCAAACGAGCGGAACCTTGCCATTGATACCATGCGCACATCGCTCCGCATTGAAGCCGAGCCGCCGTGGCGCGATTCGGCACGCGCCGCCCTGCAAGAATGGGGCGCCGATCCATAG
- a CDS encoding alpha/beta fold hydrolase produces MSRLLLVTGVLFAVSACGAFAPPTPTVAPTVTPTATATPLPTSTLAPTATATPTATSTPLPTRTPTPTPRPPHPLQIDQMRSRSYPGSDFVFEETLEPGSNFARYIVSYLSDGYKIRALLTVPNGPKPQTGWPVIIFNHGFIAPNVYKLTSSYVSFMNVFARLGYIVVKSDYRGHDKSEGPATGGYATPDYTVDVLNAIGAVKRYAEADPNRIGIWGHSMGGQVTLRALVVSKDIKAASIWAGVVGSYPDLIENWGSRGGAPDISGSARGWRQSLINQYATPQQNPQFWASISPNSYLAEGVAPVLIHHGTADKSVPLILSEHLAQQLKDAGQTYAFYTYPGDDHNLSTSYNTAFVRDIAWFDKYVKQAVAK; encoded by the coding sequence ATGTCCAGGCTCCTACTGGTCACTGGCGTGCTGTTTGCCGTTTCGGCCTGTGGCGCGTTTGCGCCGCCGACGCCCACGGTCGCGCCGACTGTTACACCTACCGCGACGGCCACGCCGCTGCCGACGAGCACGCTGGCGCCGACAGCGACCGCTACGCCGACCGCTACGTCGACGCCGCTGCCGACACGCACCCCGACGCCGACGCCCCGGCCGCCGCACCCGCTGCAGATCGACCAGATGCGCAGCCGCAGTTACCCCGGCAGCGACTTCGTCTTTGAGGAGACGCTGGAGCCGGGCAGCAACTTCGCGCGCTACATCGTCTCATACCTGTCCGACGGCTACAAGATCCGCGCGCTGCTGACCGTGCCGAACGGCCCGAAGCCGCAAACCGGCTGGCCGGTCATCATCTTCAACCACGGCTTCATCGCGCCGAACGTCTACAAGCTGACCTCGAGCTACGTCTCGTTCATGAACGTGTTTGCACGGCTCGGCTATATCGTCGTCAAGTCGGACTACCGGGGGCACGACAAGTCGGAAGGGCCGGCGACCGGCGGCTATGCGACGCCGGACTACACGGTGGACGTGCTGAACGCGATCGGCGCGGTCAAGCGCTACGCCGAGGCCGACCCGAACCGGATCGGCATCTGGGGGCACTCGATGGGCGGGCAAGTCACGCTGCGCGCCCTGGTCGTGTCGAAAGATATCAAGGCGGCCTCGATCTGGGCCGGTGTCGTCGGCTCGTACCCCGATCTGATCGAGAACTGGGGCTCGCGGGGCGGCGCGCCTGATATTTCCGGTTCGGCGCGCGGCTGGCGGCAGAGCTTGATCAACCAGTACGCCACGCCGCAGCAGAACCCGCAGTTCTGGGCGTCGATCTCGCCGAACAGCTACCTGGCCGAGGGCGTCGCGCCGGTGCTGATCCACCACGGTACCGCCGACAAGAGCGTGCCGCTGATCCTGTCGGAGCACCTGGCGCAGCAACTGAAGGACGCCGGGCAGACCTACGCGTTCTACACCTATCCCGGCGACGATCACAACCTGTCGACGTCGTACAACACGGCGTTCGTGCGCGACATCGCCTGGTTCGACAAGTACGTCAAGCAGGCCGTCGCGAAATAA
- a CDS encoding LD-carboxypeptidase: protein MELIKPRALRPGDTIGILSPSSATPDAGKLDLAIERLTRKGYRVVLSQNARKRHAHMGGTDAERVADIHELFGRDDVHAVFSARGGDSAPRLLPDIDYDLVRSHPKIFVGYSDITSLHLAFFKRAGLVTFHGPMLGEQYAAEYNHDYFWRAVSPAPVGVVGDPPGPAEFGQEYPPPRMVIREGEASGTLVGGNLTLIEQTLGTLYEIETRGRIVFIEDTGEEPYAIDRMLTHLRNAGKLQEAAAILFGESTDCRIGKTFVSNFTLETVVRDRLSDLRVPVVYGMRFGHGKHLFTLPLGVRATLSARPGNVTFSIDEAATV, encoded by the coding sequence ATGGAACTTATAAAACCAAGAGCGCTGCGGCCGGGCGACACGATTGGCATCCTGTCGCCGTCGTCGGCGACGCCCGATGCGGGCAAGCTCGACCTCGCTATTGAGCGCCTGACGCGCAAGGGCTACCGGGTCGTGCTCTCGCAGAACGCGCGCAAGCGGCACGCGCACATGGGCGGCACCGATGCCGAGCGCGTGGCCGACATCCACGAGCTGTTCGGGCGCGACGACGTGCACGCGGTGTTTTCTGCGCGCGGCGGCGACAGCGCGCCGCGGCTGCTGCCCGACATCGACTACGACCTGGTCCGCTCACACCCCAAGATCTTCGTCGGCTACTCCGACATCACGTCGCTGCATCTGGCGTTCTTCAAGCGCGCCGGGCTGGTGACGTTCCACGGCCCGATGCTCGGCGAGCAGTATGCCGCCGAGTACAACCACGACTACTTCTGGCGCGCGGTCAGCCCCGCGCCGGTCGGCGTGGTAGGCGATCCGCCGGGCCCGGCCGAGTTCGGGCAGGAGTATCCGCCGCCGCGCATGGTGATCCGCGAGGGCGAGGCGAGCGGAACGTTGGTCGGCGGCAACCTGACGCTGATCGAGCAGACGCTCGGCACGCTGTACGAGATCGAGACGCGCGGGCGCATCGTCTTCATTGAGGACACCGGCGAGGAACCGTACGCGATCGACCGGATGCTGACGCACCTGCGCAACGCCGGCAAGCTGCAGGAGGCCGCCGCGATCCTGTTCGGCGAGAGCACCGACTGCCGGATCGGCAAGACGTTCGTCAGCAACTTCACGCTCGAGACGGTCGTGCGCGACCGGCTCTCCGACCTGCGCGTGCCGGTCGTGTACGGCATGCGCTTCGGGCACGGCAAGCATCTGTTCACGCTGCCGCTCGGCGTGCGCGCCACGCTCTCGGCCCGCCCCGGCAATGTGACGTTCTCCATCGACGAAGCGGCGACGGTCTGA
- a CDS encoding LD-carboxypeptidase yields the protein MHKPTLLKPGDTVALIAPADRLREPSEVSIAARALEALGLRVKIGAHVHGRHGYLAGTDDERLADFHAAWADEDTRAIFCLRGRWGALRLLMQLDFDLIAANPKIIVGCGDVTALLVAIHLSTGLVTFHGPNLVNLRSPETRESLRRALMTTEPAGAIRRLDDPAPTATLRGGTTTGKLIGGSLAALVGLNGTPHALRPQNTLLFLEESEQRFSQFDRDLTTLRLSGITTATNGIAIGECVGAFNSSPTFLSLEEIFAEQVAPLSAPAFYGLPIGQGLVQQTLPIGVHAALDADAGVLEIAESGVAP from the coding sequence ATGCACAAACCGACACTGCTGAAACCCGGCGACACCGTCGCCCTGATTGCACCCGCCGACCGCCTGCGCGAGCCCAGCGAGGTATCCATCGCCGCGCGCGCGCTTGAAGCGCTTGGCCTGCGCGTAAAGATCGGCGCGCACGTTCACGGCCGGCACGGCTACCTGGCCGGGACCGACGATGAGCGGCTGGCTGACTTCCACGCCGCCTGGGCCGACGAAGACACGCGGGCGATCTTCTGCCTGCGCGGCCGCTGGGGCGCGTTGCGCCTGCTGATGCAGCTCGACTTTGACCTGATCGCGGCTAACCCGAAGATCATCGTTGGCTGCGGCGACGTGACGGCGCTGCTGGTCGCAATTCACCTGTCGACCGGGCTGGTGACGTTCCACGGGCCGAACCTGGTTAACCTGCGCTCGCCCGAGACGCGCGAGTCGCTACGGCGCGCATTGATGACGACCGAGCCGGCCGGCGCGATCCGGCGGCTGGACGACCCGGCGCCGACGGCGACCCTGCGCGGCGGCACGACGACCGGCAAGCTGATCGGCGGCAGCCTGGCGGCGCTCGTCGGGCTGAACGGCACACCGCACGCCTTGCGGCCACAGAACACCCTGCTGTTCCTCGAGGAGAGCGAGCAGCGCTTCAGCCAGTTCGACCGCGACCTGACGACCCTGCGCCTGTCAGGCATCACGACGGCGACCAACGGCATCGCCATCGGCGAGTGCGTTGGCGCGTTCAACTCATCGCCGACGTTCCTGTCGCTGGAGGAGATCTTCGCGGAGCAAGTCGCGCCGCTGAGCGCGCCCGCGTTCTACGGCCTGCCGATTGGGCAGGGTCTCGTGCAGCAGACGCTGCCGATCGGCGTGCACGCTGCGCTCGATGCCGACGCCGGCGTGCTGGAGATCGCCGAGAGCGGCGTCGCGCCGTAA
- a CDS encoding aldo/keto reductase: MTHATPEGTTRYQSRLGAQADATHFTEFGGLRLSSLGLGTYLGDPDDATDEGYRDAIAQALSLGCNVFDSAINYRFQLSERAVGAVLAGTPRDEVFVSTKGGYVPFDGSPPANLNRYLDETYIRPGIARAEDFAQGGRHCMAPSYLAHQLAQSLRNLRLDAVDLYYIHNPEGQLGELSRDDFNVRLRAAFVCMEEAVAAGQIGAYGVATWNGFRTLPSARDYLSLAEIVSLARDVGGANHHFRAIQLPVNLAMTEALDHRNQLVGEPWQTVLDVARDLGIAVFASASLMQARLTRNLPGGVRRAFGSDLTDAQRALQFARSAPGVTTALAGMSQIGHVAENLRLAQRPRLSEPDFKKALAGK, from the coding sequence ATGACGCACGCTACACCTGAAGGCACCACCCGCTACCAGTCTCGCCTAGGCGCGCAGGCCGACGCGACGCATTTCACCGAATTCGGCGGTCTGCGGCTGTCGTCACTCGGCCTGGGCACCTACCTGGGCGACCCTGACGACGCGACCGACGAAGGCTACCGCGACGCCATCGCACAGGCGTTGTCGCTCGGCTGCAACGTCTTCGATAGTGCGATCAACTATCGCTTCCAGTTGAGCGAGCGCGCAGTCGGTGCGGTGCTCGCCGGTACTCCGCGCGACGAGGTATTCGTCTCCACGAAGGGCGGCTATGTGCCGTTCGACGGATCTCCGCCGGCCAACTTGAACCGCTATCTCGACGAGACGTACATCCGACCCGGCATCGCCCGCGCCGAAGATTTCGCGCAGGGCGGCCGGCACTGCATGGCGCCGTCGTACCTCGCGCACCAACTGGCGCAGTCGCTGCGCAACCTGCGCCTCGACGCCGTCGACCTGTATTACATCCACAACCCGGAAGGTCAGCTTGGCGAACTGTCGCGCGACGACTTCAATGTGCGCCTGCGCGCTGCGTTCGTGTGCATGGAGGAGGCGGTCGCGGCCGGGCAGATCGGCGCCTATGGCGTCGCGACCTGGAACGGCTTCCGCACGCTGCCGTCGGCGCGCGACTACCTGTCGCTGGCTGAGATCGTCTCGCTGGCGCGCGACGTGGGTGGCGCGAACCACCACTTCCGTGCGATTCAACTGCCGGTCAATCTAGCCATGACCGAGGCACTCGACCATCGCAACCAACTGGTGGGGGAGCCGTGGCAGACGGTGCTCGACGTGGCGCGCGATCTCGGTATCGCGGTCTTTGCCAGCGCGTCGCTGATGCAGGCGCGGCTGACCCGCAATCTGCCGGGCGGTGTGCGGCGCGCCTTCGGCAGCGACCTGACTGACGCGCAGCGTGCTCTGCAGTTCGCGCGCTCCGCGCCCGGTGTCACGACTGCGCTGGCCGGCATGAGCCAGATCGGGCACGTCGCGGAGAACCTGCGCCTGGCGCAGCGCCCGCGCCTGTCCGAACCCGACTTCAAGAAAGCGCTGGCCGGCAAGTAG
- a CDS encoding NAD(P)H-dependent oxidoreductase subunit E: protein MNTLDSIITHYQPQGRAGLLPALQAAQVLDGWLSREAITAIAQGLGVPLAEAYGTLKFYSMLYDAPVGRQFVRVCDDVMCRIAGSRKVLGDLETRLGVSAGQTTADGAITLETVTCLGACHRAIAVLAGDTLYEEVTGADDVLADGMAPPRNRHAPPTGPHLLRDMSLLALHHLRVALEQGRYQALRKALSTPPEQIVAEVKAAGLVGRGGAAFPTGVKWEGARREIAAREPGPGGVTGYIVLNGDESETGTFKDRLLMERDPHRLVEAMAIAGVATGANRGFIYVRGEYPLALARIRESLDEARAEGLLGRNLLGSGIDFDIELRSGAGAYVCGEETALFESIEGKRGEPRVKPPFPTERGLFGRPTVINNVETLANVPGIVSNGASWYRQWGTAQSPGTRLVCLSGTVRRPGLYEISMGLPLRDLIFDLGDGMRAGHTLRAVLVGGAAGAFLTPDQLDVALDFQSLSAAGATFGSGAVMVFDDSVDLWSVLGGITHFFAHESCGKCYPCQLGTWRQMEIVERLSHGDARGGDEALLRGLGQTMKDASLCGLGQAAANALLSAFDRRLVHLPAGQG, encoded by the coding sequence ATGAACACACTCGACTCGATCATCACGCACTACCAGCCGCAGGGCCGCGCGGGGCTGCTGCCCGCACTGCAGGCGGCCCAGGTGCTGGACGGCTGGCTGTCGCGCGAGGCGATTACCGCGATTGCACAGGGATTGGGCGTGCCGCTCGCTGAGGCGTATGGCACGCTCAAGTTTTATTCGATGTTATATGATGCGCCGGTCGGCCGCCAGTTCGTGCGCGTCTGTGACGACGTCATGTGCCGGATCGCCGGCTCCCGGAAGGTGCTGGGCGATCTGGAAACGCGACTGGGTGTGTCTGCGGGGCAGACGACCGCCGACGGCGCGATCACGCTCGAAACCGTGACTTGCCTCGGCGCGTGCCATCGCGCGATCGCGGTGCTGGCGGGCGACACGCTGTACGAGGAGGTGACCGGCGCCGACGACGTGCTGGCCGACGGCATGGCGCCGCCACGCAACCGCCACGCGCCGCCGACCGGCCCACACCTGCTGCGCGACATGTCGCTGCTGGCCCTGCATCACCTGCGCGTGGCGCTGGAGCAGGGGCGCTACCAGGCGCTGCGCAAGGCGCTGTCCACGCCGCCCGAGCAGATCGTTGCGGAGGTCAAAGCCGCCGGGCTGGTTGGCCGGGGCGGCGCGGCGTTCCCGACCGGTGTGAAGTGGGAGGGCGCGCGCCGCGAGATCGCCGCGCGCGAGCCGGGGCCGGGCGGCGTGACCGGCTACATCGTCCTCAACGGCGACGAGAGCGAGACCGGCACGTTCAAAGACCGCCTGCTGATGGAGCGCGACCCGCACCGCTTGGTCGAAGCGATGGCGATTGCCGGCGTTGCCACCGGCGCGAACCGTGGCTTCATCTACGTGCGTGGCGAGTACCCGCTGGCGCTGGCGCGAATTCGGGAATCGCTGGACGAGGCGCGCGCGGAAGGACTGCTCGGCCGGAATCTCCTCGGCAGCGGCATCGACTTCGACATTGAACTGCGCTCCGGCGCGGGCGCGTACGTCTGCGGCGAGGAGACGGCGCTGTTCGAGTCGATCGAGGGCAAGCGCGGCGAGCCGCGCGTCAAGCCGCCGTTCCCGACCGAGCGCGGGCTGTTCGGCCGCCCGACCGTCATCAACAACGTCGAAACGCTGGCCAATGTGCCGGGCATTGTGTCTAACGGCGCGTCGTGGTACCGCCAGTGGGGCACCGCACAGTCGCCGGGCACGCGGCTGGTCTGCCTGAGCGGCACCGTACGGCGGCCCGGACTCTATGAAATCTCGATGGGCTTGCCGCTGCGCGATCTGATCTTCGACCTCGGCGACGGCATGCGCGCCGGGCATACGCTGCGGGCCGTACTGGTCGGCGGCGCGGCGGGTGCGTTCCTGACACCGGATCAACTCGACGTGGCGCTGGATTTCCAGTCGCTCAGCGCGGCTGGCGCGACGTTCGGTTCCGGCGCGGTCATGGTCTTTGACGACAGCGTCGACCTGTGGAGCGTGCTGGGCGGCATCACACATTTCTTCGCGCACGAATCGTGCGGCAAGTGCTATCCGTGCCAGCTTGGCACCTGGCGGCAGATGGAGATCGTCGAGCGACTGTCGCATGGCGACGCGCGCGGCGGCGACGAGGCGCTCCTGCGCGGCCTGGGCCAGACGATGAAAGATGCCAGCCTGTGCGGGCTGGGCCAGGCCGCGGCGAATGCGCTCCTGAGCGCGTTCGACCGCAGGCTGGTGCATCTGCCCGCAGGGCAGGGGTGA
- a CDS encoding (2Fe-2S)-binding protein, with protein sequence MDDITLTIDGQSVTVPAGTTIRAAAASIGITVPTVCFHSHFTANSLCRVCVVEVERSRVLMPACSRAVEAGMVVRTDSPRVREARRTILELVGSTVDLSQAPELQALCREYGADPARFAGGERREFPFYDDNALYVRDYSKCILCWRCVQACGTDVQYTFALTLTGRGFHTRVNTFAGVPIPESTCVYCGNCVAACPTGALKGKREYQIENGLPLDAMPAGPGRRRRRDAAGKLDLTQNKDQV encoded by the coding sequence ATGGACGATATCACGCTCACGATTGACGGCCAATCCGTCACCGTGCCGGCCGGAACGACGATTCGCGCGGCGGCGGCGAGCATCGGCATCACGGTGCCGACCGTCTGCTTTCACTCGCACTTCACCGCCAACTCGCTTTGCCGCGTCTGCGTCGTCGAGGTCGAGCGTTCGCGCGTGCTGATGCCGGCCTGCTCGCGCGCCGTCGAGGCGGGCATGGTCGTGCGCACGGACTCGCCGCGCGTGCGCGAGGCACGCCGCACCATCCTTGAACTGGTCGGCTCGACGGTCGACCTGTCGCAGGCGCCGGAGTTGCAGGCGCTCTGCCGCGAATACGGCGCGGACCCGGCGCGCTTCGCCGGCGGCGAGCGGCGCGAGTTCCCGTTCTACGACGACAACGCCCTGTACGTGCGCGATTACAGCAAGTGCATACTCTGCTGGCGCTGTGTGCAGGCGTGCGGCACCGACGTGCAGTACACGTTTGCGCTGACGCTGACCGGCCGCGGCTTCCACACGCGGGTCAACACGTTCGCGGGCGTGCCGATCCCCGAATCGACCTGCGTCTACTGCGGCAACTGCGTGGCGGCGTGCCCGACCGGCGCGCTGAAGGGCAAGCGCGAGTACCAGATCGAGAACGGCCTGCCGCTGGATGCGATGCCTGCCGGGCCTGGGCGGCGTCGCCGGCGCGACGCGGCCGGCAAGCTCGACCTGACGCAGAACAAAGACCAGGTGTAA
- a CDS encoding dienelactone hydrolase family protein, with amino-acid sequence MARYAARGEPVRYRVEGTWIGACLFRPDLQPPQPAIVLLHDEPGVDNHFLGLAERFAHVGYVTLAVDLYRGTVPASPAEAATLAAQVEPAAVMAHLSDALRWLRSQPFVRRKRIGSAGIGLGGAYALLLAVCDEPVQAAVSFGGAPALVAARADAVQAPLLGLFAAQDDRISAADIENAGLRLAEHAKPHDFVVYPERQRGFFDERNPSFHFDSAEDAWSRSNKFFYHYLGEPGVD; translated from the coding sequence ATGGCCCGTTACGCCGCGCGCGGCGAACCGGTGCGCTATCGCGTTGAGGGCACATGGATCGGCGCGTGCCTGTTCCGGCCGGACTTGCAGCCGCCGCAGCCCGCCATCGTGCTGTTGCACGACGAGCCGGGCGTCGATAACCATTTCCTCGGCCTGGCGGAGCGCTTCGCGCATGTCGGTTATGTGACGCTGGCCGTCGACCTCTATCGCGGGACGGTGCCCGCGTCGCCCGCTGAAGCCGCCACGCTGGCCGCACAAGTTGAACCGGCGGCCGTGATGGCGCACTTAAGCGACGCGCTGCGCTGGCTGCGCAGCCAGCCGTTCGTGCGGCGCAAGCGGATCGGCAGCGCCGGCATCGGGCTGGGCGGCGCGTATGCGCTGCTGCTGGCTGTATGTGACGAGCCGGTACAGGCCGCCGTGTCGTTTGGCGGCGCGCCCGCGCTGGTGGCCGCCCGCGCCGACGCCGTGCAGGCGCCGCTGTTGGGGCTGTTTGCTGCGCAGGACGATCGCATCAGCGCGGCCGACATCGAAAATGCGGGCCTGCGGCTGGCGGAGCACGCCAAGCCGCATGACTTCGTCGTGTACCCGGAGCGGCAGCGCGGTTTCTTCGATGAGCGTAATCCGTCGTTTCACTTCGATAGCGCCGAGGACGCCTGGTCGCGGTCAAACAAGTTTTTCTATCACTATCTCGGCGAACCCGGGGTTGACTAA